Proteins from one Cydia fagiglandana chromosome 13, ilCydFagi1.1, whole genome shotgun sequence genomic window:
- the LOC134670247 gene encoding gustatory and odorant receptor 22-like: protein MIPDHYFDEGLNGTLYPNDMKQGNTGKVVYEKTQADYEQEQRDMLSSQDGDTCETHDQFYRDHKLLLVLFRALAVMPITRSRPGTITFSWKSRATMYAISFYIVATVVVLMVGYERVMILRSIKKFDEYIYAILFVAFLVPHFWIPFVGWGVAHQVAIYKTSWGKFQVRYYRVTGENLQFPNLKTQIVIISVGCLLLAICFLLSLCALMDGFLLRHTTAYYHIITMINMNCALWYINCKGIKIASQSLSECFRRDVNVDTSAKLISRYRFLWLNLSELLQSLGNAYARTYSTYCLFMFFNITIAVYGALSEIVDHGFGFSFKEMGLFVDAAYCSTLLFIFADCSHKSTLKVAAGVQDTLLGIDVLAIDRPAQKEIDHFIQAIEMNPAVVSLKGYAHVNRELLTSTISMIAIYLIVLLQFKISLPKTDS, encoded by the exons ATGATTCCTGACCATTACTTCGACGAAGGCCTAAACGGCACACTGTACCCGAACGATATGAAGCAAGGTAATACCGGTAAGGTGGTCTATGAGAAGACGCAGGCTGATTAT GAGCAAGAACAGCGAGACATGCTCTCGTCACAAGATGGCGACACTTGCGAGACCCACGACCAGTTCTATCGCGACCACAAGCTGCTGCTGGTGCTGTTCCGAGCTCTAGCCGTAATGCCTATCACCAGGTCACGCCCAG GCACAATCACCTTCAGTTGGAAATCCCGCGCCACCATGTACGCCATCTCCTTCTACATAGTAGCCACCGTGGTGGTCCTCATGGTGGGCTACGAGCGCGTCATGATCCTCCGCTCCATTAAGAAGTTCGACGAGTACATCTACGCCATCTTGTTCGTGGCGTTCCTTGTGCCGCACTTCTGGATACCCTTCGTGGGGTGGGGCGTGGCGCACCAGGTCGCCATTTATAAGACTAGCTGGGGGAAGTTTCAA GTTCGATATTACCGGGTGACTGGCGAAAACCTGCAATTCCCAAACCTGAAGACCCAGATCGTCATCATAAGCGTAGGATGCCTTCTCCTGGCCATATGCTTCCTCCTCAGCCTCTGCGCTCTCATGGACGGCTTCCTCCTCCGCCACACAACCGCCTACTACCACATCATCACGATGATCAACATGAACTGCGCCCTCTGGTACATTAACTGCAAAGGGATCAAGATAGCCTCGCAAAGCCTATCGGAATGTTTTCGCAGG GACGTAAACGTGGATACCTCGGCGAAGCTGATATCGCGGTACCGCTTCTTGTGGCTGAACCTGTCTGAGCTGCTGCAGTCTCTCGGCAACGCGTACGCGCGGACTTACTCCACATACTGCCTATTCAT GTTCTTCAACATCACCATCGCGGTGTACGGCGCGCTCTCCGAGATCGTGGACCACGGTTTCGGGTTCAGCTTCAAGGAGATGGGACTTTTCGTCGATGCCGCTTACTGTTCCACTTTACTGTTTATCTTCGCTGACTGCTCCCACAAGTCCACGCTCAAG GTGGCGGCCGGAGTCCAAGACACCTTGCTGGGTATTGACGTGCTGGCTATCGACAGGCCTGCTCAAAAAGAG ATCGACCACTTCATACAAGCCATCGAGATGAATCCCGCCGTTGTCAGCCTGAAAGGTTACGCGCACGTCAACAGAGAGCTACTTACTTCG ACAATAAGCATGAtagctatttatttaatcgtgcTGCTGCAGTTCAAGATATCGCTGCCAAAAACTGACTCTTAA